A stretch of Caballeronia sp. NK8 DNA encodes these proteins:
- a CDS encoding MFS transporter, whose translation MTTDAKDKEQVMSDTLHAANDVGQAQKTEDRVYRKATLRLIPFLILCYVAAYLDRVNIGFAKLQMLSDLQFSETIYGLGAGVFFIGYFLFEVPSNLMMQRVGAKAWIARIMVTWALISGAFFFVQTPTQFYVLRFLLGSAEAGFYPGIVLYLMQWYPARRRSHVLAIFMVGIPLAGIIGGPLSGWILEAFNGSHGHPGWRWLFLIEALPSLALGIAAFFYLDNKPSEARWLTREEAKIITDALDTPDHRHTRISETVGQVFRDPRMLLMALIYFCVIMGQYGLTFWMPTLIKASGVSGVLMIGMLSAIPFVFGAIAMVSFGRNSDRTGERRWHLIVPMLIGALGYAITASSGSNVPLALVGLSLAAAGVLTPGPLFWALPSAILAGTGAAAGIAAINAFAGLAGFVSPYLIGWLRDLTHTSVIAMYVSAGVLVVGAALILLIPAKLVNR comes from the coding sequence ATGACGACCGACGCCAAAGACAAGGAGCAGGTGATGAGCGACACGCTGCATGCCGCGAACGACGTAGGGCAAGCGCAGAAAACCGAAGACCGCGTGTACCGCAAGGCAACGCTGCGGCTCATCCCGTTCCTGATCCTCTGCTACGTCGCGGCGTATCTGGACCGGGTGAACATCGGCTTTGCGAAACTGCAGATGCTGAGCGACCTGCAATTCAGCGAAACCATCTACGGGCTGGGCGCGGGCGTGTTTTTCATCGGCTACTTCCTGTTCGAGGTGCCCAGCAATCTGATGATGCAGCGCGTGGGCGCGAAGGCGTGGATCGCGCGGATCATGGTGACCTGGGCGCTCATTTCGGGCGCGTTCTTCTTTGTGCAGACGCCGACGCAGTTCTACGTGCTGCGCTTTCTGCTCGGTTCGGCGGAGGCGGGCTTCTATCCCGGCATCGTGCTGTATCTGATGCAGTGGTATCCGGCGCGCCGCCGCTCGCACGTGCTCGCGATCTTCATGGTCGGCATTCCGCTCGCCGGGATCATCGGCGGGCCGCTGTCGGGCTGGATTCTGGAGGCGTTCAACGGCTCGCACGGGCATCCCGGCTGGCGCTGGCTGTTTCTGATCGAGGCGCTGCCATCGCTGGCGCTCGGCATCGCGGCGTTCTTCTACCTCGACAACAAGCCGTCCGAGGCGCGCTGGCTCACGCGGGAGGAAGCCAAAATCATCACCGACGCGCTCGACACGCCGGACCACCGCCATACGCGCATCTCGGAGACGGTCGGTCAGGTGTTCCGCGATCCGCGCATGCTGCTGATGGCGCTGATCTACTTCTGCGTGATCATGGGCCAGTACGGCCTGACGTTCTGGATGCCGACGCTCATCAAGGCGTCGGGCGTCTCCGGCGTACTGATGATCGGCATGCTGTCGGCCATTCCGTTCGTGTTCGGCGCGATCGCGATGGTCTCGTTCGGCCGCAATTCGGACCGCACCGGCGAGCGGCGCTGGCATCTGATCGTGCCGATGCTGATCGGCGCGCTCGGCTACGCGATCACGGCGTCGTCGGGCTCGAACGTGCCGCTCGCGCTCGTCGGCCTGTCTCTCGCGGCGGCCGGCGTGCTCACGCCGGGCCCGCTGTTCTGGGCGTTGCCGTCCGCGATCCTCGCGGGAACCGGCGCGGCGGCGGGCATCGCGGCCATCAACGCGTTCGCCGGACTCGCGGGCTTCGTGAGCCCCTATCTGATCGGCTGGCTGCGCGATCTCACGCATACGTCGGTCATCGCGATGTACGTCTCGGCCGGCGTGCTGGTCGTCGGCGCAGCGCTGATTCTGCTGATTCCGGCGAAGCTCGTGAATCGCTGA
- a CDS encoding GntR family transcriptional regulator has translation MTTRADEILTTLESEILSGRLPPGSRLEETELSERFECSRTPIREALRQLASEALITMRPRQPAMVAALSARKLLEMFQVMAELEGLCARLAARRATPQQIARLRETQVELRGTLDAEQVDSFYEINRRFHEIVYEASQNDFLADQTRGLRNRVSIYRKMVTQKVRRRLDTVDEHEQVIAAIEHGDGDAAAKAMSAHVNLLGEQMLDFIALFPEPADVAE, from the coding sequence ATGACCACGCGAGCGGACGAGATTCTCACGACGCTTGAGAGCGAAATCCTTTCGGGACGCTTGCCGCCCGGTTCGCGGCTGGAGGAAACCGAGCTTTCGGAGCGATTCGAATGCTCGCGCACGCCGATACGCGAGGCGTTGCGTCAACTGGCCTCCGAAGCGCTCATCACCATGCGCCCGCGCCAGCCCGCGATGGTCGCCGCGCTGTCCGCGCGCAAGCTGCTGGAAATGTTCCAGGTCATGGCGGAACTAGAAGGACTGTGCGCGCGCCTGGCCGCGCGCCGTGCGACGCCGCAGCAAATCGCGCGGCTGCGTGAAACGCAGGTCGAACTGCGCGGCACGCTCGACGCCGAGCAGGTCGACAGCTTCTACGAAATCAATCGCCGCTTTCACGAAATCGTCTACGAAGCGAGCCAGAACGACTTTCTCGCGGACCAGACGCGCGGCCTGCGCAACCGCGTGTCGATCTATCGGAAGATGGTCACGCAAAAGGTGCGGCGCCGCCTCGATACCGTCGACGAACATGAACAGGTGATCGCCGCCATCGAGCACGGCGACGGCGACGCCGCCGCCAAGGCGATGTCCGCGCACGTCAACCTGCTCGGCGAGCAGATGCTCGACTTCATCGCGCTGTTCCCCGAACCCGCCGACGTGGCCGAATAA
- a CDS encoding MFS transporter, with translation MHQSPPAHSPGQSKAAAVFRVTAGNFLEQFDFFLFGFYATQIANVFFPAASEFASLMMTFAVFGAGFLMRPLGAIILGAYIDDVGRRKGLIVTLSIMASGTILIAFVPGYASIGLLAPALVLIGRLLQGFSAGAELGGVSVYLSETATPGRKGFFTSWQSASQQVAIVVAAALGFALNQWLDTSAIAAWGWRVPFFVGCMIVPFIFMLRRNLEETQEFKARQHRPSMKEVFATLMRNWGIVVAGMMLVAMTTTSFYLITVYAPTFGKTVLHLSTADSLLVTLCVGVSNFVWLPIGGAISDRFGRRPLLLGMTVLAIATAYPALSFLAHAPSFINMLLVLLWLSFMYGMYNGAMVVALTEVMPADVRVAGFSLAYSLATAIFGGFTPAISTGLIHFTGDKAAPGIWMSFAAACALCATFVLYRRRPVTLSPAH, from the coding sequence ATGCACCAATCCCCCCCTGCCCATTCGCCCGGGCAATCAAAGGCTGCCGCGGTATTTCGCGTGACGGCCGGCAATTTCCTCGAGCAGTTCGACTTCTTTCTGTTCGGCTTTTACGCCACCCAGATCGCCAACGTATTCTTTCCCGCCGCGAGCGAATTCGCTTCGCTGATGATGACCTTCGCGGTGTTCGGCGCGGGCTTTCTGATGCGGCCGCTCGGCGCGATCATCCTCGGCGCCTATATCGACGACGTGGGCCGCCGCAAGGGCCTCATCGTCACCCTGTCGATCATGGCGAGCGGCACCATTCTCATCGCGTTTGTGCCGGGCTATGCCAGCATCGGTCTGCTCGCGCCGGCGCTCGTTCTGATCGGACGTCTGCTGCAGGGTTTCTCGGCGGGCGCGGAACTGGGCGGCGTGTCGGTCTATCTCTCCGAGACGGCCACGCCCGGCCGCAAGGGCTTCTTCACGAGCTGGCAGTCCGCGAGCCAGCAGGTCGCGATCGTCGTGGCGGCGGCGCTCGGCTTCGCCCTGAATCAATGGCTGGACACGTCGGCCATCGCCGCGTGGGGATGGCGCGTGCCGTTCTTCGTCGGCTGCATGATCGTGCCGTTCATCTTCATGCTGCGCCGCAATCTGGAGGAAACGCAGGAATTCAAGGCGCGCCAGCATCGTCCGTCGATGAAGGAAGTCTTCGCCACGCTGATGCGCAACTGGGGAATCGTCGTCGCCGGCATGATGCTGGTCGCGATGACCACGACGAGCTTCTACCTCATCACCGTCTATGCGCCGACCTTCGGCAAGACGGTTCTGCATCTGAGCACGGCGGACAGTCTGCTCGTGACCTTGTGCGTCGGCGTGTCGAACTTCGTCTGGCTGCCCATCGGCGGCGCGATCTCCGACCGCTTCGGCCGGCGTCCGCTGCTGCTCGGCATGACCGTGCTCGCCATCGCGACCGCGTATCCCGCGCTGTCGTTCCTCGCGCATGCGCCGAGCTTCATCAACATGCTGCTCGTGCTGCTGTGGCTCTCGTTCATGTACGGCATGTACAACGGCGCGATGGTCGTCGCGCTGACGGAAGTGATGCCGGCCGACGTGCGCGTCGCGGGCTTCTCGCTCGCCTACAGCCTGGCGACGGCGATCTTCGGCGGCTTCACGCCCGCCATCTCCACGGGCCTGATTCACTTTACCGGCGACAAGGCCGCGCCCGGCATCTGGATGAGCTTCGCCGCCGCATGCGCGCTGTGCGCCACGTTCGTGCTCTACCGCCGCCGCCCGGTGACGCTGTCACCGGCTCACTGA
- a CDS encoding substrate-binding domain-containing protein, giving the protein MKNLFLKVCAAGLVAASVASAGVQAAELHVMSSGGFTAAYKLLGPKFTAASGNTLDTALGPSMGKSPEAIPNRLERGEPADAVIMVGYALDELIKAGKVVPGSRVELADSRIGVVVRDGAAKPDVGSVDGLKETLLRAKSVAYSDSASGVYIERELFKRLGIEEQMKQKAKMIPRIPVASVVASGDYEIGFQQVSELLPVKGATFVGKIPESLQSVTRFAAGIPVGAQHPKEAKALLDYLASPEVQPEVKATGLDSVTSH; this is encoded by the coding sequence ATGAAGAATCTGTTTCTCAAGGTGTGCGCGGCGGGGCTCGTCGCGGCTTCGGTAGCGTCGGCGGGCGTGCAGGCGGCCGAGTTGCACGTCATGAGCTCGGGCGGCTTCACTGCCGCGTACAAGCTGCTCGGTCCGAAATTCACCGCCGCGAGCGGCAACACGCTCGACACGGCGCTCGGCCCTTCGATGGGCAAATCGCCCGAGGCCATTCCCAACCGGCTCGAACGCGGCGAGCCCGCCGACGCCGTCATCATGGTCGGCTATGCGCTCGACGAACTGATCAAGGCCGGCAAGGTCGTGCCCGGATCGCGCGTCGAACTGGCGGATTCGCGCATCGGCGTGGTCGTGCGCGACGGCGCGGCGAAGCCCGATGTCGGCTCCGTTGACGGGCTGAAGGAGACACTGCTGCGGGCGAAATCGGTCGCCTATTCGGACAGCGCGAGCGGCGTGTATATCGAGCGCGAGCTGTTCAAGCGGCTCGGCATCGAGGAGCAGATGAAGCAGAAGGCAAAGATGATTCCGCGGATTCCCGTCGCCTCCGTGGTGGCGAGCGGCGACTACGAAATCGGCTTTCAGCAGGTCAGCGAACTTCTGCCGGTGAAGGGCGCGACTTTCGTCGGCAAGATTCCCGAGTCGTTGCAGTCGGTCACGCGTTTTGCCGCCGGGATTCCCGTCGGCGCGCAGCATCCGAAGGAGGCGAAAGCGCTGCTCGACTATCTCGCTTCACCCGAGGTTCAGCCGGAAGTGAAGGCGACCGGCCTCGATTCCGTTACATCGCACTGA
- the dctA gene encoding C4-dicarboxylate transporter DctA, which translates to MSLPWPFRLLYVQVLLGMVLGMALGHIWPQTGALLKPVSDAFVALVRMMIGPIVFCTIVSGITSLASGAAIGRTILKALALFYFLTAIALVLGLATAYVLHPGAGMHIDVRHLDTGILSQYVKRSQPHGLVEFALGIIPETMLGAFEKGEVLPVLLLSLLFGFALNLQPRAGKPVLAFIDGIAHALFRILAMIMRLAPIGAFGAMAFTVGRFGIRSVGSLGMLMASFYVACILFVMLVLAPLARLHGFALWRLLRYLREELVIVLATSSTEPVLPRLIGKLEALGCDRGIVGLVLPAGYSFNLDGTAIYLTLASVFIAQACDVQLSAAQIATMLAVMLITSKGAAGVSGSGLVALVATLTVIPDLPVAGVALLVGIDRFMSEARALTSVISNACAVIFVSMWEGACDRTRFKSMLQNAVTRNADAAAE; encoded by the coding sequence GTGAGCCTGCCCTGGCCGTTTCGGCTGCTTTACGTGCAAGTCTTGCTGGGGATGGTGCTCGGCATGGCGCTCGGCCATATCTGGCCGCAGACGGGCGCGCTGCTCAAGCCGGTCAGCGACGCGTTCGTCGCGCTGGTGCGGATGATGATCGGGCCGATCGTCTTCTGCACGATCGTCTCGGGCATCACGTCGCTGGCGAGCGGCGCGGCTATCGGACGAACGATCCTGAAGGCGCTCGCGCTCTTCTACTTCCTGACGGCGATTGCGCTCGTGCTCGGGCTCGCGACCGCCTATGTGCTGCATCCGGGCGCGGGCATGCATATCGACGTGCGTCATCTCGACACGGGCATCCTCTCGCAGTACGTCAAACGCTCGCAGCCGCACGGGCTCGTCGAGTTCGCGCTCGGCATCATCCCGGAGACGATGCTCGGCGCCTTCGAAAAAGGCGAAGTGCTGCCGGTTCTCCTGCTCTCGCTGCTGTTCGGCTTCGCGTTGAACTTGCAACCGCGCGCGGGCAAGCCGGTGCTGGCGTTCATCGACGGCATCGCGCACGCGCTTTTTCGCATCCTCGCGATGATCATGCGGCTCGCGCCGATCGGCGCATTCGGCGCGATGGCCTTTACCGTGGGGCGCTTCGGCATCCGTTCGGTCGGTTCGCTCGGCATGCTGATGGCGTCGTTCTACGTGGCATGCATCCTGTTCGTCATGCTGGTGCTCGCGCCGCTCGCGCGGCTTCACGGCTTCGCGCTCTGGCGTCTGTTGCGCTATCTGCGCGAGGAACTCGTGATCGTTCTTGCGACGTCATCGACGGAACCCGTTCTGCCGCGCCTGATCGGCAAGCTGGAGGCGCTCGGCTGCGACAGGGGCATCGTCGGGCTCGTGCTGCCCGCGGGCTATTCGTTCAACCTCGACGGCACCGCGATCTATCTGACGCTCGCCTCCGTGTTTATCGCGCAGGCGTGCGACGTGCAGCTTTCAGCCGCGCAGATCGCGACGATGCTCGCGGTCATGCTGATCACGTCGAAAGGGGCGGCGGGCGTCTCCGGAAGCGGACTGGTGGCGCTCGTCGCGACCTTGACGGTGATTCCCGACCTGCCCGTGGCTGGCGTGGCGCTGCTGGTGGGCATCGACCGCTTCATGTCGGAGGCGCGCGCGTTGACGAGCGTGATCAGCAACGCGTGCGCCGTGATCTTCGTGTCGATGTGGGAAGGCGCGTGCGACCGCACGCGCTTCAAGTCGATGCTGCAAAACGCCGTCACGCGAAACGCCGACGCGGCGGCCGAATGA
- a CDS encoding LysR family transcriptional regulator, whose amino-acid sequence MGVNFDLNDLQAFRAVVELGSFRKAADAVNISQPALSRRIEKLEDALGVRLFDRTTRSVTLTTVGRVFAPSAEQLLDDLDVALLGIRDVSSSRLGHVTIACVPSVAYYFLPNVVASYHRRYPRIRVKLLDSSANEVLSTVMSGEADFGVSFLGTQESEIEFKVLLQERFVAACRRDHPLARKKRVTWNELYEHEYVSVDKTSGNRLLLDQALSAVAPRAPSVCETRHVTTMLGLIEAGLGVAAVPSMAMPGRDHPVLTSVPLVDPVVRRRVGIVRRRGRALTPAAQQFYREIMEMKRSGAAKGESGDGDGDAS is encoded by the coding sequence GTGGGCGTTAATTTCGATCTAAATGATTTGCAGGCGTTTCGGGCCGTCGTCGAGCTGGGGAGCTTTCGCAAGGCCGCGGATGCGGTCAACATCTCCCAGCCCGCGTTGAGCCGCCGGATCGAAAAGCTGGAGGATGCGCTCGGCGTGCGCCTCTTCGACCGCACCACGCGCAGTGTGACGCTCACCACCGTCGGCCGCGTGTTCGCGCCGAGCGCCGAGCAACTGCTCGACGATCTCGATGTCGCGCTGCTCGGCATCCGCGATGTATCGTCGAGCCGCCTGGGTCATGTGACCATCGCGTGCGTGCCGTCGGTCGCCTATTACTTTCTGCCCAACGTGGTCGCGAGCTACCATCGCCGCTATCCGCGCATCCGGGTCAAGCTGCTGGACTCCAGCGCCAACGAGGTGCTCAGCACCGTCATGAGCGGCGAGGCGGATTTCGGCGTGAGCTTTCTCGGCACGCAGGAATCGGAGATCGAATTCAAGGTGCTGTTGCAGGAACGTTTCGTCGCCGCGTGCCGGCGCGACCATCCGCTCGCGCGCAAGAAGCGCGTCACCTGGAACGAGCTTTATGAGCACGAGTACGTATCCGTCGACAAGACGTCCGGCAATCGTCTCCTGCTCGATCAGGCGCTGTCGGCCGTCGCGCCTCGCGCGCCGAGCGTGTGCGAAACGCGCCACGTCACGACGATGCTCGGCCTCATCGAAGCGGGGCTCGGCGTCGCGGCAGTGCCGTCGATGGCCATGCCCGGACGCGATCATCCGGTCCTGACGAGCGTGCCCCTGGTCGATCCGGTGGTGCGGCGGCGCGTGGGCATCGTGCGGCGGCGCGGCAGAGCGCTTACGCCTGCGGCGCAGCAGTTCTACCGCGAGATCATGGAGATGAAGCGCAGCGGCGCCGCCAAGGGCGAGAGCGGCGATGGCGACGGTGACGCATCGTGA
- a CDS encoding SGNH/GDSL hydrolase family protein, whose translation MKNLYESWQEQIQQDLNARVKAHQHAVRQAQAQRAQTGAPAPLILLGDGDSWFDYPLPDPLHATDVLEALRTAGTPTPMILKLAHYSDATTTLLGVTRRNRLIDQLKDPANGPIDALLFSGGGNDVVGDQFRFWLNDASAVGNDPARGVDDQRLAHIFGVVESAYLDLIRIRDQFAPDAPIFVHAYDFALPTGVSACHLAGPWLRPSLVDRGWPDFAPGALIVKTILVEFRAMLQRLASVPAHDMVLVETQGTLDARDWANELHPTGAGFAAIAARFRAALATRFAHRI comes from the coding sequence ATGAAGAACCTCTACGAAAGTTGGCAAGAGCAGATCCAGCAGGATCTGAATGCACGCGTCAAGGCGCACCAGCATGCGGTGCGGCAGGCGCAAGCGCAGCGCGCTCAGACCGGCGCACCCGCGCCGCTCATCCTGCTCGGCGATGGCGATTCCTGGTTCGACTACCCGCTGCCCGATCCGCTCCACGCCACCGACGTGCTCGAAGCCCTGCGCACCGCGGGCACACCCACGCCGATGATCCTCAAGCTCGCGCACTACAGCGACGCGACCACGACGCTGCTCGGCGTGACCAGGCGCAACCGTCTCATCGACCAGTTGAAGGACCCGGCCAACGGACCGATCGACGCGTTGCTGTTTTCCGGCGGCGGCAACGACGTGGTCGGCGACCAGTTCCGTTTCTGGCTCAACGACGCGAGCGCGGTCGGCAACGATCCCGCACGGGGCGTCGACGATCAGCGTCTCGCGCATATCTTCGGCGTGGTCGAAAGCGCCTATCTCGATCTGATCCGCATCCGCGATCAGTTCGCGCCCGACGCGCCGATCTTCGTGCACGCCTACGATTTCGCGCTTCCCACCGGCGTGTCGGCCTGCCATCTCGCGGGGCCGTGGCTGCGTCCCTCGCTCGTCGACCGGGGCTGGCCCGACTTTGCGCCGGGCGCGCTGATCGTCAAGACGATCCTCGTCGAATTCCGCGCGATGCTGCAGCGGCTCGCGAGCGTCCCCGCCCACGACATGGTGCTGGTCGAGACTCAAGGCACGCTCGACGCGCGCGACTGGGCCAACGAACTGCACCCGACTGGCGCCGGCTTCGCGGCAATCGCCGCCCGCTTCAGGGCCGCGCTCGCCACGCGTTTCGCGCACCGCATATGA
- the aspA gene encoding aspartate ammonia-lyase, whose product MLNITERIEHDLLGDLAVPATAYYGVHTLRALENFPITGIPISVYPNLVNALASVKEAAALANHDLGLLSEVKMQAIVQACRQVRSGTAHEHFVVDVIQGGAGTSTNMNANEVIANLALEHLGHQRGEYGVLHPNEDVNLGQSTNDVYPTALKIATYAGIVQLVEAMAVLRASFERKAQEFASDLKMGRTQLQDAVPMTLGQEFSTFAVMLGEDEARLMEAAGLICEINLGATAIGTGINTHPDYARLACRHLSDVTGIALTTSPNLVEATQDVGAFVQLSGVLKRVAIKLSKTCNDLRLLSSGPRAGLGEINLPPVQAGSSIMPGKVNPVIPEVVNQIAFEVIGNDVTVSFAAEAGQLQLNAFEPIIAHSLFKSVAHLRAGCLTLASKCVDGITANRERLRAIIENSIGIVTALNPYIGYTHSTEVAKEALASGRSVAQVVIEKGLLSQSQLDEILHPAMLTQPRTLASMA is encoded by the coding sequence ATGCTTAACATAACTGAACGTATCGAGCACGACCTTCTCGGCGATCTCGCCGTGCCCGCCACCGCATACTACGGCGTGCATACGCTGCGCGCGCTGGAGAATTTCCCGATCACGGGCATTCCCATCTCCGTCTATCCGAATCTCGTCAACGCACTGGCGAGCGTGAAGGAAGCCGCGGCGCTCGCGAATCACGACCTCGGGCTGCTGAGCGAAGTGAAGATGCAGGCCATCGTGCAGGCGTGCAGGCAAGTACGCTCGGGCACGGCGCACGAGCATTTCGTGGTCGATGTCATTCAGGGCGGCGCGGGCACGTCGACCAACATGAACGCGAACGAAGTCATCGCCAATCTCGCGCTCGAACATCTCGGGCATCAGCGCGGCGAGTATGGCGTGCTTCACCCGAACGAAGACGTGAATCTCGGCCAGAGCACCAACGACGTCTATCCGACCGCGCTGAAGATCGCCACCTACGCGGGCATCGTGCAACTCGTCGAGGCGATGGCCGTGCTGCGCGCGTCGTTCGAACGCAAGGCGCAGGAATTCGCCAGCGACCTCAAAATGGGCCGCACGCAGCTTCAGGACGCGGTGCCGATGACGCTCGGCCAGGAGTTCAGCACCTTCGCGGTGATGCTCGGCGAAGACGAAGCGCGGCTCATGGAAGCGGCCGGGCTGATTTGCGAAATCAATCTGGGCGCGACCGCGATCGGCACAGGCATCAACACGCATCCGGACTACGCGCGCCTCGCATGCCGGCACTTGAGCGACGTGACCGGCATCGCGCTCACGACGTCGCCGAATCTCGTCGAAGCGACTCAGGATGTCGGCGCATTCGTGCAGCTTTCGGGCGTGCTGAAGCGAGTCGCGATCAAACTCTCGAAAACCTGCAACGATCTTCGCCTGCTTTCGAGCGGGCCGCGCGCGGGTCTCGGCGAAATCAACCTGCCGCCCGTGCAGGCCGGCTCCAGCATCATGCCGGGCAAGGTGAACCCGGTGATTCCGGAAGTCGTCAACCAGATCGCGTTCGAAGTCATCGGCAACGATGTGACCGTGAGTTTCGCCGCCGAAGCGGGTCAGCTTCAGCTCAACGCGTTCGAGCCGATCATTGCGCATAGTCTGTTCAAGAGCGTCGCGCACCTGCGGGCAGGATGCCTCACGCTCGCCTCGAAATGCGTCGACGGTATCACCGCGAACCGGGAGCGGCTGCGCGCGATCATCGAAAACTCGATCGGCATCGTGACGGCGCTCAATCCGTACATCGGCTACACGCACTCGACGGAAGTCGCGAAGGAAGCGCTCGCGTCCGGCAGGAGCGTCGCGCAGGTCGTGATCGAGAAAGGGCTGCTGAGTCAGTCGCAACTCGACGAAATCCTTCACCCCGCGATGCTGACGCAGCCCAGAACACTGGCGTCGATGGCCTGA
- a CDS encoding aspartate/glutamate racemase family protein, with protein sequence MNGTDTALTRKFGVVGGLGPLASADVFFKLIKSTPATRDAEHFDAIFEQQPFRSADAESETLTQRKLFIFDLIGNFEKRGVTTVVLPCFLSHTFIDELKANSPLEIVDMLDAVRSHVRRKFPTVCRVGVLASGYTRRRQLFEKYFAAPEFEVIHPRVSDGVDLVTEAIYGADGVKSGNLRGRPVELLRAACEDLIAQGANVIVPGLTEIALVADELGRFRVPLVDSNLAYAQYVVSGQYDSPATIFKVGVVGGVGPAATVDFIHKIVRATPAKRDQDHIKLLVEQNPQIPDRTENLIGDGPDPTVSLYATCKKLETGGADLIAIPCNTAHAFVERIQPYLGIPIVNMLTVTVRHLRESFPSLRSVGLLATSGTIASGVYEQALASQGLRLVVPGPALQARVMEAIYGKEGVKAGFTTGQCQKDIAAAIDGLIAEGVEVVILGCTELPLLLRETHVFGANGARVRAVDPTDVLAKQCVAYATSAAESPPLEVNRVN encoded by the coding sequence ATGAACGGCACGGACACCGCGCTCACGCGCAAATTCGGCGTGGTGGGCGGACTCGGTCCGCTCGCGAGCGCGGACGTATTCTTCAAGCTGATCAAATCGACACCCGCCACGCGCGATGCCGAGCACTTCGACGCGATCTTCGAGCAGCAGCCGTTCCGCAGCGCCGATGCCGAGAGCGAGACGCTGACGCAGCGCAAGCTGTTCATCTTCGATCTGATCGGCAACTTCGAGAAGCGTGGCGTCACGACAGTGGTGCTGCCGTGCTTTCTCAGCCACACGTTCATCGACGAACTGAAGGCGAATTCGCCGCTGGAGATCGTCGACATGCTCGACGCGGTGCGCAGCCACGTGCGCAGAAAGTTTCCGACGGTGTGCCGTGTAGGCGTGCTCGCGTCCGGCTATACGCGTCGCAGGCAGTTGTTCGAGAAGTATTTCGCCGCGCCCGAGTTCGAGGTGATCCATCCGCGCGTGAGCGACGGCGTCGATCTCGTCACCGAAGCCATCTACGGCGCCGATGGCGTCAAGAGCGGCAATCTGCGCGGCCGTCCTGTCGAGCTGTTGCGCGCGGCATGCGAGGACCTCATCGCGCAGGGCGCCAATGTGATCGTGCCGGGGCTCACCGAGATCGCCCTCGTGGCCGACGAGCTGGGCAGGTTCCGTGTTCCGCTCGTCGATTCGAATCTCGCTTACGCGCAGTATGTCGTGTCCGGCCAGTACGACTCGCCCGCGACGATCTTCAAGGTCGGCGTAGTGGGCGGCGTCGGGCCGGCGGCCACGGTCGATTTCATTCACAAGATAGTGCGCGCCACGCCTGCGAAACGCGATCAGGATCACATCAAGCTGCTCGTCGAGCAGAACCCGCAGATACCGGACCGCACGGAGAACCTGATCGGCGACGGACCCGATCCCACCGTCTCGCTCTATGCGACCTGCAAGAAGCTCGAAACGGGCGGGGCGGATCTCATCGCGATTCCATGCAATACGGCGCACGCATTCGTCGAGCGCATCCAGCCGTATCTCGGCATACCGATCGTGAACATGCTGACGGTGACGGTGCGCCATCTGCGCGAGTCGTTCCCGTCGCTGCGCTCGGTCGGTTTGCTCGCGACGTCCGGCACGATCGCAAGCGGCGTCTACGAACAGGCGCTCGCATCCCAGGGCTTGCGGCTGGTCGTACCCGGTCCCGCATTGCAGGCGCGCGTGATGGAGGCGATCTACGGCAAGGAGGGCGTGAAAGCCGGCTTCACGACCGGGCAGTGTCAGAAAGATATCGCCGCTGCGATCGACGGTCTCATCGCCGAGGGCGTCGAGGTGGTCATTCTCGGCTGCACGGAACTGCCGCTTCTGCTGCGCGAGACGCATGTCTTCGGCGCGAACGGCGCGCGCGTGCGCGCAGTCGATCCCACTGACGTGCTCGCGAAACAGTGCGTCGCGTATGCGACTTCGGCGGCCGAGTCGCCGCCTCTGGAAGTCAACCGAGTCAACTAG